The Bdellovibrio bacteriovorus W nucleotide sequence GCCTTGGGCTACCGCTCTTTATTTGCCAACGAACCCTACCATGCCTCGGCCATCGCCGTGGAGGATTGCGAACTCTGCTTTATTCCAAAAGCAGAAATCATGAGTATTTTCGCAGCCCACCCTCACCTTGCTATGAAGCTTCTGACCCATGTCTCTAAGGACTTGCGCATGGCCGAAGAAAAATGGGTGGGACAGATGGATAAAGGGGCTCCCGAGCGAGTCGCCGAAGCCTTGGTCTTTCTACAAGATCACTTCTCTCAACAGCAATGGACCCGTCGTGAAATTGCTCAATGGGCAGGCACGACACCAGAAACCGTGATTCGCACCTTGGCTCAGTTTGAAAAAGACGGATTAATTGACCAATCAGATGGAAGAAATATTCGCATCCTATCTAAAGAGCGCCTTGCCGCTCGAATGAATGGCCTAGGGTAATTACTCAACCGCCCCACTGGCACCAGGCCACTAAATAACTTTATATTCACTGACGCAACGTTTTGATGCTGTAAAATCCCTCAACACGAGTTGAAATGGAAAGAATTAATTCGTATTCATGCAAACATGATCGGCATCATATTCTTTTCCTTCTCTTTAGTAAAATATGGGGTTTAGATGGAGACATTTAAAATGAAGTCGAACCTAAACTCAATCTGCGCTCACTGCGGTAGCCCCTCGCCCGAAGGGGAGGCCTATTGCTGTCAAGGGTGCCAAACTCTTGCGCAATCAGCAGAGTCTGTTGTTGGAGCCAGCATCGCTCTTGCTAATGAGTTTGAGTTTCTCGATGAAGAAGACTTTCGCCGCCTTTACCGTGTCAACCCTTGGGACCCAAGCTCTGAACTCTATCACTTCCATGTCGAAGGACTTCACTGTTCTTCTTGTGTTCATCTTATCGAAAAACTTCCTGAGTTTGATCCCAACTGCCTCGAGTCGCGTGTGAACTTTGCGCAATCCACTGTGACTGTGGAGCTTAAGTCTGGGGGATCTCTTGCCAACACAGCGCAAATCCTTTTGGAACTTGGCTACCGCCCGTCTTTGTCTCAACAAGAGCAAAGCCTTCACCAGCAGCAGGTCTTAGAAAACAGAGCCTTTCTAACTAGAATTGCAGTGGCGGGTTTTGCGGCAGGCAATACAATGCTCTTTGTAATCCCTGTATACGCAGGACTTGTTGGTACTTGGGAGAAAGTTTTTAACTTTATTAGCTTCCTCTTATTCCTACCAATTCTGTTCTATAGCGCCGTGCCTTTTTACAAGGGGGCATTGAACTCCCTCAAGTATAAGGTCATTAGCGCGGATCTTCCAATCGCCATCGCGATGCTTTCTGGATTCATTCTTTCAACAGTGAATTTGATTCGTGGTAACGGCGCGATCTACTACGACTCTACGGCTAGCTTTATGTTCTTTATCTTGTCTGCTCGCTATATTTTAAAACGCGTGCAGCAACATTATCTTGCGACTCCTCACACTGAAACTCAATTCATCAACGAGCGCTATTGGAAACTTTCTGAAGATGGTCGTAAAAGCATCCCGTGGGATCGAGCTTTACCAGGAGACATTATTGAGGTGAGTAAAAGACAGAACATCCCTGCCGATGGTCTGCTCATCTCGGAAACAGCCTCTATTGATATGTCTCTATTAAATGGAGAATCCTTGCCGCGCACTTTCTCAAAAAACATGAAAGTCTTTGCCGGCACAAAGCTCTTGAGTGAAAAAGCTCTGGTAAAAATTGAATCCCCGTTCGCAGAAAGCAAACTTGGAAAACTCATCCATGACCTCAACAATGGAAAACAAGCAAAGAGTCAGTTTGTAGCGCTTTCAGATAAGCTCGCACAGATTCTGATCGTGACTGTTTTTTCCATCGCCATTATTTTCTTCTTAGCCTATATGCATATTAATGCGGAAGAGGCTATGAACAGAGCCTTGGCGTTAATCGTTCTTGCTTGCCCCTGCGCTTTGGCCTTTGGCTCGCCTCTAACTTTTGGAATGG carries:
- a CDS encoding transcriptional regulatory protein (COG0664 cAMP-binding proteins - catabolite gene activator and regulatory subunit of cAMP-dependent protein kinases), which translates into the protein MTKPKGDCQPTPLSCSACGMKADSLLCSSPDVLLAVEKVRTSCHYKAGQVIFYSGNMSLGIFTIQSGLVKLEAVSPNGAAHTLRLVGAGGALGYRSLFANEPYHASAIAVEDCELCFIPKAEIMSIFAAHPHLAMKLLTHVSKDLRMAEEKWVGQMDKGAPERVAEALVFLQDHFSQQQWTRREIAQWAGTTPETVIRTLAQFEKDGLIDQSDGRNIRILSKERLAARMNGLG
- a CDS encoding cation transporter E1-E2 family ATPase (COG2217 Cation transport ATPase); its protein translation is METFKMKSNLNSICAHCGSPSPEGEAYCCQGCQTLAQSAESVVGASIALANEFEFLDEEDFRRLYRVNPWDPSSELYHFHVEGLHCSSCVHLIEKLPEFDPNCLESRVNFAQSTVTVELKSGGSLANTAQILLELGYRPSLSQQEQSLHQQQVLENRAFLTRIAVAGFAAGNTMLFVIPVYAGLVGTWEKVFNFISFLLFLPILFYSAVPFYKGALNSLKYKVISADLPIAIAMLSGFILSTVNLIRGNGAIYYDSTASFMFFILSARYILKRVQQHYLATPHTETQFINERYWKLSEDGRKSIPWDRALPGDIIEVSKRQNIPADGLLISETASIDMSLLNGESLPRTFSKNMKVFAGTKLLSEKALVKIESPFAESKLGKLIHDLNNGKQAKSQFVALSDKLAQILIVTVFSIAIIFFLAYMHINAEEAMNRALALIVLACPCALAFGSPLTFGMAVKKAQSLGILIRNSSSLERVNNIQNLFFDKTGTLTEGVLKFSHSEPAILSKDLKEKIVSLESFSSHPIAFAVREAWAQESNQRSVEFPEEIIGQGVRGLFDGVKYEVRSLENNEHNEIAVQVLQDGNAIAKLYFVDQVREDAKETIAHFQKLGIQTHLISGDRAPIVSSIAAETGIPLENALGDLMPEEKREKIANSANSCMIGDGANDALAIQTADVGIAMKGSVDMSKQNADIYFLKGGLAPLKDLFEISALTKKVLVRNLTISLVYNFIGGVLSLMGFIDPMMAAILMPVSSVAIIGSSIWGFK